Proteins encoded within one genomic window of Polyangium spumosum:
- a CDS encoding LysR family transcriptional regulator — MTDIPRLPDLESLRCFLAAARHLSFRVAARAVALSPAAFSDRIQRLEDTLGASLFDRTTRRVALTAAGERLVPEAQRCLDQARRCGEVARREDGAPMPYELTIGTRFELGLSWLVPALDALEAARPERRIHLSFGDTPDLVRQAQRDVIDAFISSARLSDAGFSYARLHEERYVFVGERRLLACRPLARRDDCAAFTLLDVHRDLPLFRYFLDTRPGGEDWAFRRVEYLGTIGAVRLRALAGAGVAVLPHYFVKEDLRRGRLLPILPRVKLPIDWFRLVWREGHPRDAALRKLAEDLAARPLR; from the coding sequence ATGACCGACATCCCTCGCCTCCCCGACCTCGAATCGCTCCGCTGTTTTCTGGCCGCGGCGCGTCACCTGAGCTTTCGCGTGGCCGCGCGCGCGGTCGCGCTGTCGCCCGCGGCGTTCAGCGATCGCATCCAGCGCCTGGAGGACACGCTCGGCGCCTCCCTGTTCGACCGCACGACCCGCCGCGTCGCGCTCACCGCTGCGGGCGAACGCCTCGTGCCGGAGGCGCAACGTTGCCTCGATCAAGCGCGCCGGTGCGGCGAGGTCGCGCGGCGCGAGGACGGCGCGCCGATGCCGTACGAGCTCACGATCGGCACGCGCTTCGAGCTCGGCTTGAGCTGGCTCGTCCCGGCGCTCGACGCGCTCGAAGCGGCGCGCCCCGAGCGCAGGATCCACCTCTCTTTCGGCGACACGCCGGACCTCGTCCGGCAGGCGCAACGTGACGTGATCGACGCCTTCATCTCGAGCGCGCGCCTCTCGGACGCAGGGTTCTCCTATGCGCGCCTGCACGAGGAGCGATACGTCTTCGTGGGAGAACGGCGGCTCCTCGCGTGCCGCCCCCTCGCGCGCCGGGACGATTGCGCAGCGTTTACGCTGCTCGATGTGCACCGCGATCTGCCGCTCTTCCGCTACTTCCTGGACACGCGCCCCGGAGGTGAGGACTGGGCCTTCCGCCGCGTCGAATATCTCGGCACGATAGGCGCCGTGCGGCTGCGCGCCCTCGCGGGAGCGGGGGTCGCGGTGCTGCCGCATTATTTCGTGAAGGAGGATCTCCGGCGCGGCCGGCTCCTGCCGATCCTGCCCCGCGTGAAGCTGCCGATCGACTGGTTCCGGCTCGTGTGGCGCGAGGGCCACCCGCGGGACGCGGCGCTACGAAAGCTCGCCGAGGACCTCGCCGCGCGGCCGCTCCGGTGA
- a CDS encoding ferritin-like domain-containing protein, which translates to MVDVGAATAREAAALIWRSRARAELEASARFTRLAGDLAACDAVSPVVTMAREAAEDERRHAVQCVALVRELGGKAFELGPAPAACKVGPSGLEPRERLLYEVVAMSCVTETLSAALLGELVARAIDPLVRETMQSILRDEVDHARLGWAHLAAEHERGAPDVVGPSLPAMLAGTVSEELFASWAEHPAAESLSGLGALDRAERRRIFRDTMSLVVFPGLRRFGVDTGRGESWLAERLPPS; encoded by the coding sequence GTGGTTGACGTCGGAGCCGCGACGGCGCGTGAAGCCGCGGCGCTGATCTGGCGGAGCCGCGCGCGCGCCGAGCTCGAAGCGTCGGCGCGATTCACGCGGCTCGCGGGGGATCTCGCGGCGTGCGACGCCGTCTCGCCCGTCGTCACGATGGCCCGCGAGGCGGCCGAGGACGAGCGGCGCCACGCGGTGCAATGCGTGGCGCTCGTGCGCGAGCTCGGGGGGAAAGCCTTCGAGCTCGGGCCCGCGCCCGCCGCGTGCAAGGTCGGGCCCTCCGGGCTCGAGCCACGCGAGCGGCTGCTCTACGAGGTCGTCGCGATGTCGTGTGTCACGGAGACGCTGAGCGCGGCCCTGCTCGGCGAGCTCGTCGCGCGCGCGATCGATCCGCTCGTGCGCGAGACCATGCAATCGATCCTCCGCGACGAGGTCGACCACGCGCGGCTCGGGTGGGCGCACCTCGCGGCCGAGCACGAGCGCGGCGCGCCGGACGTCGTGGGCCCCTCTCTGCCGGCGATGCTCGCCGGCACGGTCTCCGAGGAGCTCTTCGCGTCCTGGGCAGAGCACCCGGCAGCAGAGTCGCTCTCCGGTCTCGGCGCGCTCGATCGCGCCGAGCGGAGGCGGATCTTCCGCGACACGATGTCGCTCGTCGTGTTCCCGGGGCTCAGGCGGTTCGGCGTCGATACGGGGCGGGGGGAGAGCTGGCTCGCGGAGCGGCTGCCGCCGTCATGA
- a CDS encoding LysR family transcriptional regulator: protein MDLEELRAFLAVAEAGSFLAAATSLRMPRATLRRRIDQLEARAGVLLVDRTRDGVSLTEAGRLLAARGRLMVQESNALLQSVREAGAEPSGVLRVLLPVGLPPHLFPPLLTLARTYPRLAFRLQFSDNPIGGLMENVDFAIHFGETSPAGPWVSRELARLRVWLVASREYLARRGTPASVEDLARHDLLTWEAPFEDGRSWPLLRGGTFSVAPVITAPDIHLIRQLAIAGHGVALVPDAMVPDPGLPEGALVPVLDEIVGREIGLRVVVPAVLAEVPRIKAMLDLLEPFLGKLGL from the coding sequence ATGGACCTCGAAGAGCTCCGCGCCTTCCTCGCCGTGGCCGAGGCGGGCTCGTTCCTGGCCGCGGCGACGTCGCTCCGCATGCCCCGCGCGACCTTGCGTCGGCGCATCGATCAGCTCGAGGCGCGGGCTGGCGTCTTGCTCGTCGATCGGACGCGTGACGGCGTCTCCCTCACCGAGGCGGGCCGGCTCCTCGCGGCGCGCGGGCGGCTGATGGTGCAAGAATCGAATGCGCTCTTGCAATCGGTCCGGGAGGCCGGCGCCGAGCCGTCCGGCGTGCTTCGTGTCCTCCTGCCCGTGGGATTGCCCCCGCACCTCTTCCCCCCGCTGCTCACCCTCGCGCGCACGTATCCGCGCCTCGCCTTCCGGCTCCAGTTCAGCGACAACCCCATCGGGGGGCTCATGGAGAACGTGGATTTCGCCATCCATTTTGGCGAGACGAGCCCCGCGGGGCCGTGGGTCTCGCGCGAGCTCGCCCGCCTCCGCGTGTGGCTGGTCGCGTCACGCGAATACCTCGCGCGGCGGGGCACGCCGGCGTCCGTCGAGGACCTCGCGCGTCACGATTTGCTCACCTGGGAGGCCCCTTTCGAGGACGGACGCTCCTGGCCGCTCCTGCGTGGGGGCACGTTCTCCGTCGCGCCCGTCATCACGGCGCCGGACATTCATTTGATCCGGCAGCTCGCGATCGCGGGGCATGGCGTCGCGCTCGTGCCCGACGCCATGGTCCCCGACCCCGGTCTGCCCGAGGGCGCGCTCGTCCCGGTCCTGGATGAAATCGTGGGCCGGGAGATCGGCCTGCGCGTGGTCGTGCCCGCCGTGCTCGCCGAGGTCCCGCGGATCAAGGCCATGCTGGACTTGCTGGAGCCATTCCTGGGGAAACTGGGGTTATGA
- a CDS encoding site-2 protease family protein, protein MSSGAVARCVACGVELAPGMLACPACRKLVHGARLGSLAADGEAAEREGRLTDALVHWREALGLLPPESTQHHAVGETIRRLSLALERDGNTPKTPGGRAKAAAGLGALALIAWNLKYFLLSLLGKAKLLVSGLASLPTVLSMFAWLALDRSRGMSFALGLVASIYVHEMGHVAALRHYGIQATAPMFIPGLGALVRLRQYPIDAREDARVGLAGPVWGCAAAAAALAAGWLLHERTALAVASVGAMINVFNLIPVWQLDGARGFRALDVRQRGIVLTVAAVAALLSGDVMGWVVCAAGGVRLKSDLPAQGDARAFRTFVALLVALPLIAWAAGRVLPS, encoded by the coding sequence GTGAGCAGCGGAGCCGTCGCGCGTTGCGTGGCCTGCGGGGTCGAGCTCGCCCCGGGCATGCTCGCTTGCCCCGCGTGTCGCAAGCTCGTGCACGGCGCGCGGCTCGGGTCCCTCGCGGCGGACGGCGAGGCCGCCGAGCGCGAAGGCCGCCTGACAGACGCCCTCGTCCACTGGCGCGAGGCGCTCGGGCTCCTGCCTCCGGAGAGCACGCAGCACCACGCGGTCGGCGAGACGATCCGCCGCCTGAGCCTCGCGCTCGAGCGTGACGGCAATACGCCGAAGACGCCCGGCGGCCGCGCGAAGGCGGCGGCGGGGCTCGGCGCGCTCGCGCTGATTGCCTGGAACCTCAAGTATTTTCTGCTCTCGCTCCTCGGCAAAGCGAAGCTGCTCGTCTCGGGGCTCGCGTCGCTGCCGACGGTGCTCTCCATGTTCGCCTGGCTCGCGCTCGATCGATCCCGCGGGATGTCGTTCGCGCTCGGGCTCGTGGCGTCGATTTACGTGCACGAGATGGGGCACGTCGCGGCGCTGCGGCATTACGGCATCCAGGCGACCGCGCCGATGTTCATCCCCGGCCTCGGCGCGCTGGTGCGGCTGCGGCAGTATCCCATCGACGCGCGCGAAGACGCGCGGGTCGGGCTCGCGGGGCCGGTGTGGGGGTGCGCGGCGGCGGCGGCGGCGCTCGCGGCGGGATGGTTGCTGCACGAACGAACGGCCCTCGCGGTGGCGAGCGTGGGCGCGATGATCAACGTGTTCAACCTGATCCCGGTCTGGCAGCTCGACGGCGCGCGAGGGTTCCGCGCGCTCGATGTCCGGCAGCGTGGGATCGTGCTCACCGTCGCAGCGGTGGCCGCGCTGCTCTCGGGCGACGTGATGGGCTGGGTGGTGTGCGCGGCGGGAGGGGTGCGGCTGAAATCGGATCTGCCGGCGCAGGGGGATGCGCGCGCGTTTCGCACCTTCGTCGCATTACTCGTCGCCTTGCCGCTGATCGCCTGGGCGGCCGGGCGCGTCCTGCCGAGCTGA
- a CDS encoding ATP-grasp domain-containing protein, producing the protein MINTDHDPTRPASLPPLPTTILCVSSYFKGHDFLEQARREGCRVILLTLESLLDKPWPREVIDEVFGMSTLNDRRAVVNAVSYLARTREIERVAPLDDYDVELAAHLREHLRIPGMGETTARYFRDKLAMRARAKDRSIPVPDFVHVLNDERVRRFLRTVPAPWLLKPRSEAASLGIKKLEREDEALRVIEELGDDRSRYLLERMIPGQFFHVDSIVSEKRIVFAEAHQYRTSLFEVVNQGGPSATQTVDRSSDLWRELIDVNDRVIEHMGLVRGVTHIEYVRSAEDGRIYFIEAAARVGGSHTADVVEAATGINLWREWAKIEITQGERPYELPPRRHDYAGLVLSLSRQEHPDMSAYTDPEIVWRTPEKTYHAGLIVRADEPSRVRELVEEYAVRFVRDFTAVLPPPTSPTA; encoded by the coding sequence GTGATCAACACCGACCACGATCCGACGAGGCCCGCCTCCCTGCCCCCGTTGCCGACCACGATCCTCTGCGTGTCGAGCTACTTCAAGGGCCACGATTTCCTCGAGCAGGCGCGGCGCGAGGGATGCCGGGTGATCCTCTTGACCCTCGAGTCCTTGCTCGACAAGCCCTGGCCGCGCGAGGTCATCGACGAGGTCTTCGGCATGTCGACCTTGAACGATCGACGCGCCGTGGTGAACGCCGTCAGTTACCTCGCCCGCACGCGCGAGATCGAGCGCGTCGCGCCGCTCGACGACTACGACGTGGAGCTCGCCGCGCACCTGCGCGAGCACCTGCGTATCCCCGGCATGGGCGAGACGACGGCGCGGTATTTCCGCGACAAGCTCGCGATGCGCGCACGCGCCAAGGATCGCAGCATCCCGGTGCCGGACTTCGTGCACGTGCTGAACGACGAGCGCGTGCGCCGCTTCTTGCGCACAGTGCCGGCCCCGTGGCTGCTCAAGCCCCGCTCCGAGGCGGCGTCGCTCGGCATCAAGAAGCTCGAGCGCGAAGACGAGGCCCTGCGCGTGATCGAGGAGCTCGGCGACGATCGATCCCGTTACCTGCTCGAGCGGATGATCCCCGGCCAGTTCTTCCACGTGGACTCGATCGTCTCGGAGAAACGAATCGTGTTCGCGGAGGCGCACCAGTACCGGACCTCGCTCTTCGAGGTGGTGAACCAGGGCGGCCCTTCGGCGACGCAGACGGTCGATCGGTCGAGTGATCTCTGGCGCGAGCTCATCGACGTGAACGATCGGGTGATCGAGCACATGGGCCTCGTGCGGGGCGTGACGCACATCGAGTACGTGCGCTCGGCCGAGGACGGCCGGATCTACTTCATCGAGGCGGCCGCGCGTGTCGGCGGGAGCCACACGGCGGACGTGGTGGAAGCGGCGACGGGGATCAACCTGTGGCGCGAATGGGCGAAGATCGAAATCACGCAGGGCGAACGCCCGTACGAGCTGCCGCCGCGGCGCCACGACTACGCGGGCCTGGTGCTGTCCTTGTCGCGGCAGGAGCACCCGGACATGTCGGCGTACACGGACCCGGAGATCGTCTGGCGCACGCCGGAGAAGACGTACCACGCGGGGCTCATCGTCCGCGCGGACGAACCTTCCCGCGTCCGCGAGCTCGTCGAGGAGTATGCCGTGCGGTTCGTCCGTGATTTCACGGCCGTCTTGCCGCCGCCGACCTCGCCGACGGCGTGA
- the udk gene encoding uridine kinase, with amino-acid sequence MIGVAGGSGSGKTTVARRIAEALPPAGVTILEHDAYYRDRSDISYEERCGLNFDHPESLETELLVEHLAALRRGASIDVPRYDFKTHRRAPDSRRVAPTPVVIVEGILVFVEAKLREHLDIKIYVDTDADIRAFRRIRRDIEHRGRTFDSIREQYYKTVRPMHLMFVEPSKRWADVIIPEGGDNKIGIDLVIALIRQMRGAEMAG; translated from the coding sequence ATGATTGGAGTTGCCGGCGGCAGTGGCTCCGGCAAGACGACCGTGGCCCGCCGGATCGCCGAGGCGTTGCCTCCGGCCGGGGTGACCATCCTCGAGCACGACGCGTATTACCGCGATCGCAGTGACATCTCCTACGAGGAGCGCTGCGGGCTCAACTTCGACCACCCCGAGTCGCTCGAGACCGAGCTCCTGGTCGAGCACCTCGCCGCGCTCCGGCGTGGGGCGTCCATCGACGTCCCTCGGTACGACTTCAAGACGCACCGCCGCGCGCCCGACTCGCGCCGCGTGGCGCCGACGCCGGTGGTGATCGTCGAGGGCATCCTCGTGTTCGTCGAGGCGAAGCTGCGCGAGCACCTCGACATCAAGATCTACGTCGACACGGACGCCGACATCCGCGCGTTCCGGCGCATCCGCCGCGACATCGAGCACCGCGGGCGGACCTTCGATTCGATCCGGGAGCAGTATTACAAGACCGTGCGGCCGATGCACCTCATGTTCGTCGAGCCCTCGAAGCGCTGGGCGGACGTGATCATCCCGGAGGGGGGCGACAACAAGATCGGCATCGATCTCGTGATTGCCCTCATTCGCCAGATGCGCGGCGCCGAGATGGCCGGCTGA
- a CDS encoding HPF/RaiA family ribosome-associated protein, producing the protein MKLPLQITFRDMPSSESVAREVREKAEKLEEVYDGILGCHVAIASHSRRHHQGNVYRVRIDMAVHGGEVVFGREASEDHAHEDVYVAVRDAFDGARRLLQEHAAKQRGDVKTRVGPPHGRVARIFHESGYGFLESEEGYDVYFHKNSVLHNGFARLEVGAEVRYEEELGEKGPQASTVAIVGKNGHKAA; encoded by the coding sequence ATGAAGTTACCGCTCCAGATCACGTTCCGCGACATGCCATCGTCGGAGTCCGTCGCGCGCGAGGTGCGCGAGAAGGCCGAGAAGCTGGAGGAGGTCTACGACGGGATTTTGGGGTGCCACGTGGCGATCGCGTCCCACTCCCGAAGGCACCATCAGGGCAACGTCTACCGGGTGCGCATCGACATGGCGGTACACGGCGGCGAGGTCGTGTTCGGCCGCGAGGCGTCCGAGGATCACGCGCACGAGGACGTGTACGTCGCGGTCCGCGACGCGTTCGACGGCGCGCGCCGTCTCCTCCAGGAGCACGCGGCCAAGCAGCGGGGCGACGTGAAGACACGCGTCGGGCCGCCCCATGGCCGCGTGGCGCGGATCTTCCACGAGAGCGGCTACGGGTTCCTGGAGTCCGAGGAGGGCTACGACGTCTACTTCCACAAAAACAGCGTCCTGCACAACGGCTTTGCGCGCCTCGAGGTGGGCGCGGAGGTCCGCTACGAGGAGGAGCTCGGCGAAAAAGGCCCGCAGGCGAGCACGGTCGCCATCGTCGGCAAAAATGGGCACAAGGCGGCCTAG